The genomic stretch TATATGTCTTTGATTAGGTAGTAGTTCTCTTGGATGGTAGTTCCAAAAACCGTTGCGAAGAATTGCAAGTTTTCCTCCACCGTTAGATCTTGGTAAAGAGAGAATTTCCCAGGCACATAGCCAATTTTCAAGCGTAACCTCTTGTAATCGGCTACTGGATTCAGTCCACAAACCATTGCGTTTCCCGAGTCGGGAATAATTAACGAAGTAAGTATTCGAAATAGTGTTGTTTTTCCGGCACCATCGGGTCCAATTAACCCAAAGATCTCGCCACGACCAACCGAAAATGAGATGTCGTTAAGTGCCAAAATGTTACCGTATTTCTTGCCAATTTCTTGGGCAACTACATCGTATTCCATAGATTTCCTATCTATTGAGCTTTAGCTTCATTTCGCCGGGCATGCCAATTTTCAGACTACCATCATTCTTAACGCGTATTTTGACCGCGTAAACAAGCTTCACGCGCTCTTCCCTTGTTTGAACTATTTTTGGGGTAAACTCGGCCTCTGGAGAAACCCAGCTAATAATGCCCAGTTGCTCATGTAACCCTGTAGCGATATCGGTGATTACCGTTACCGAATCGCCCAGATGAATATCGCTGAGTTGCTTGCCTGAAATGTAAACTTTAAGGTTGATTTCCGACAGATCGGCAATTTTATAGATGCCTTTTCCTGGAGCAATAATCTCTCCTACCTCGGCATACTTAACTAGTATAGTACCAGTTACCGGGTTTACAATTCTACACTTAGCAAGTTGATCTTTAAGCATCATTACCTGCATTCCAAGTGCCTTTGCCTCGATAGAAATTTCAGCCAATTGAACGTTAAGTGCATGTTTTTGCATCTGAATAACTTTCGCCTGACCGGTAACATCATCCACCTGTTTCTGAGTTGCAGCATTCAGTTTAAAGAGGCCTTCGGCACGCCGAACCTCTTTGTTGATGTTCTCCAACTGTTGATCTAAAACCTGGCCTTGGGCAGCAATGGTTTGCTTCTTCGAATTTATCGATTCCACCTGTGCTTCGACTTGTAACACTCGGAGATATGTTTGAGTAGAATCTACTAGTGCAGCCAATTCTCCTTTTTTAAGTAGCTGTCCTTCCTCTACTGGAAAATAGAGGATTTTGCCTTGAACTTCGGAGGATACGGTCGTTTCAGTGGATTCGAATGTACCGTAACCATCTGATTTATTGTTTCCATTTCCGCACGAAGCAAGTAGAAAAGCGATGGAAAGAAAGTTGATAGTGAGTATGTGTTTCATCGTATTGTTAATTTGAGGTCGTGAAGATTAATATTCTCAGGTAAAATAGTTCGTCCAATTTGAATTACCAATAACCATTTTAAGGGTCAAATATCCGAGTGCAAATTGGAACTGCATGCTTAAAGTTATTTTAAGTTAAACAGGCTTAATATCCAGATATTAAAAGTTTTAAGATTTTAGATTGATTTAGCAGTAGTTGGTGTTTTTCGATCTCGATTCGCGCTTGAAACTCAGTATTTAAATCGGAGATATAATCAACCTCTCTCAAGGCACCTTCCTTGACAGAGGCGAGCGTAGCGGCTGTAATTTCTTCTCTTAATCGATGGATTTCCTTATCACGCAAAATAATCTGCTCCAGCTTCGCAATTGCTCCATCCTGTTCGGCAGTTCTAACAGCCATGTTTTTAATGGTTGTTTCTCGCTGTGCAGTCAACTGCTGCTGGTTTAGCCCTAAAATCCTTTTCTCGTTTGCTGTTTTGTTCCAATCCCAAAGGTTCCAAGTGAGTTTTACTCCTGCTAGGTAGTATGTATCCCAAGAGTTTCCCATCATGTTTAATCCCGGTTTTCCATAGCCTGCTTGTCCGAAAAGTGCGAGTTGTGGTCGTCGTCTTACGCTGCTCATTCCGATCAGTGAGTGTTGTCGATTGCTTTCTGCTTCAATAGCAAGTATTTCAGGCATTTGACCGTTAAAGGTTGGAATTGAGTCGGGTGATGAAAATTCCCACGAACTATCAATGGTCAAACCCGAGAGAATCGATAGTATTTGGAGTGCATATTCTCGTGCTTGAGTGACTTCGATTTTTTGTTGTTCAACATTAAGCAATTCTGCCTTAATCGATGATAATGAAGATTTTAATATTGTTCCATATTCTATTCCAGATTCGATATCTAATAACCGTTTTTCCAGAGTTTTGGTTAGTGCGTCGAGTTGCTGCATGTTAACCTCCGCCAACAGTATGGCATAATAGGCACCAACAACCCGTGATTTTAACTCGTGCATGGAGGTAGCGTGTTGTGCAAGCTGAACCTGTCCTGAGGCTAACTCAACCAGTTTCTGGTTTTGGGCCAATCCTCCATCGTAGAGCATCTGGGTTACCTCCAGAAATACTTTATGCTGATCTTTATCAACAGGTGTTGCTAGTCCTTGAAATTGTGCCGGAAGATCGAGTTTAGTTACTTCGGACTGATAGGTAGATTGACCAATAACGTTTAACTGAGGAAACCATGTATTTTGGCTGTTTTTTACCTTTAGCAAGACGATGGAATCAATTGTAGTTCGGTTCCTTGCCATTGGAAAGTTAACTTGGGATTTTTGAATGAAAAACCAAAGGTCTTGCCCAGATACATTAGCCATGATGCTGGTAACCATAAAGAGACATATTAGAACCTTCTTCATAGAATAGTGTTTATTGATATTTTATTCTGGTAAGTGTAACCTGTGTTGTGGTAATTAGAGGTTATTTTTCTCTAAAGAATACTTTACAAAATCAAAAACAACTGTTTTTCTTTCAAGCAGTATTGAATTAAAGCGTTCCGTGTCTCCATTGCAAAGTATAAGCGTAAGCATTGGAGCCGCCACAAATGGGAAAACGCATAAGCCAATTAGATTCATAACAAAGTGTTCTGCTGATATTGGCCGGAGATTGGCTTTTATGATATCCTGATTAATCACTGCAATGATTTTCGTAAAGTCGATATTGTTCTGCTGCATCAAACGAATTAGATTTTGAGGATCACGGTTGATCTCTTGAACAATAAAGTTTGGTATAAATGGATTTTCCATAATAAGCGTAAGGTAGTTATCTATAAAGAAATCAACCTTTTCCCAAAAAGGCTTATCGGAAACCATAAACGAACCAATGGAAGGCAACGCTTTTCCAACGGCTTCGGTAAACACTCTTTCGAAGAGATTTTCTTTGCTTCTAAAATAGTAATGCAAAAGGGCCTTGTTTATTCCGGCTGTATCGGCAATTTCTTGCATCCGTGCGCCATCCATCCCCTTGCTTATAAAAACAATTCGTGCAGCATCCAGCACTTTTTGCTCCGTTTCGCTACTTATTTCTTTCTTATTAACCATGTAGATTAATTAGTTGGTTAAACTGTTACAAAGTAAAACTATTTTCTTGCATTATCCAAACGATTTAACCGTATGGTTAAATCACGGACAAAAAAACACAAATCACTATTTATTAATGACTTGTGTTCATAGGACTTATTGCAAAGAGTCTGGCGCGTTTGTTTCATCGTCAAATGAAACCTCCTCCACCTTACCACCTAGGTTTTCGGATACCTTAATCTGCTTGGGCGATTTAAGGTAATAAATGGTTCCACCAACGCTGGCTTTTGCTTCAAGATATTCGGTTGGATGGAGTTTCAACATGCCGCCAAACGTAGAGGAAGCAAATGCCTTCTCCACTTCAAGCCCGTATGCAGAGATAATACTTTTTGATCCAGAAGCGGCTTCCAGTGTTGCTGCGCTACCTTTTGCAAAAATTGTGGCTCCTTGGCCTGCCTTTAGCTCAAGGTTCGAAAGATTTACCTGAAGTCGTATTGTTGATGAGGTCAATGCATCCACGGCTAACTTGTCCCCGGCAATTGTATCTGCGCAAACAAGTACAGCAGCACCTGCGGTTTTAATCTCCCGAATCTTCTGGTAAGTTAGAAATACCTTAACCTCAACATGGTTGTAGATTCGAGGTTTTAATTTAATTCGAAGAGTTTGTCCTTCAACCTTGATTTCAAGATCGTCGGATGTGATTCCGATACCCTCCACTCGAGCCGATTGTTTATTGGCAAATGAAATTTCACAATAGACTTCTCCATAAACTTCTACCCTGTCGAAATCGCTTAAATTTCGAGTATAGTTAACTTGGGCAATAACACTTGATGCAGGATAAATGGCGCAACTAATGGCGAAAACTGCTGATAAAATGAACCTTTTCATGCTAATTATGGTTTTTACGAACATACATATAACGCAGAAACATTTGTTTTAGTTTTATTTTAACCGATGCGATAAATATAAGCAACAATGGTTTCAAAGAGTAAGCAATTAGCACTTTTTCCTTTGCCTTCGTTTGTTTTTCCACAGGAAGAACTTCCATTGCGAATTTTTGAGACTCGTTATAAGGAGTTGATTAATGATGTAAAAGATACTGGGATGACATTTGGAATACCCTTTATCTCTGCCGATGGATTAACGCAATTAGGGACTGAAGTTAGGCTTGAAAAGGTATTGGCCGAAAACAATAAAGGGGAAATGGTGATAATGATTAAGGGTATCCGCATTTTTGAAGTTCTTTCTTTCTCGAATAGACTACCTGGAAAATTATATGGTGGCGGTCAAGTGATTGATTGGGAGGTTGATCATGAAACAAACAACCCGGATATAATGGTGTTGGTTAAACAGTTGGGCCTAAATTTCAATGGAATCTATGGTTCGCTTTCTACAATGGAAAAGGTGGATATATATGATATTGCCAATAAGATATACCTATCTCCTGAAGAAAAATTTCACCTTGTGAGCATAGATGGTATTGGTAGAAAAGAATCTTTTCTATATAAAATGCTTCAATTCCAAGCATTAATAAAGAATCAAGAAGAGAAACTCCGTAGTAATTTTAGTTTAAACTAACCTCCTCTTCCTCAATCTCCTCTTCAGGTTTACCTGAAGTATTATCTGGGTGTGCAAGAGTGGGAATGGAATTTAGAACCCCATGCATAAATACGTTTATCTTCCCTTGGAATTTAGAACCACACCACGGACTTGTATTGGTGAGGAATACCCAGCAAATACCGTTGGGTTCCTTCACTAGAATGGTGGATGTTCCTGCAAAGTTGCCAGTTCGAACAAATCGCCCCTCTTCAGTTGCTCTAATCCAGCCAATAGGTAAGAATCCTTTTGGTCTAATAACCATCGTATCAATAGTGTTTTTTGACAATAAATCGGGAACGGTATTTTCACCATCCAACGAAAGGGCCAGCTTGATTAAATCAACGGAACTACTAACCCAACCTCCGGCAGCACCTAGCAATCGAATGTCATTACCTCCGTTGCTCTTGCTTACTAGTCCGGTCTGTGCATAGTAAGGGGTTATCTTTCTTGCTTCAGGCACCTCATAATAAGCCACTTCGTCAGTAAGCATACTATCTCTTGTCGATCGGCCTATGGTCATGCTTGTTATTCCTAATGGCTTTAGAATGGTTGCTCTGACATAATCTTCGTAGGGTTCATTCGTTAATTTCTCAATAATTAGGCCGAGTAAAGCATAGCCAAAATTTGAGTATGAGCTTTTGGTCCCTGGTGTAAAGTGAAGGCTTTTTGTATAGACGAACCGAATGATATCATCAATTTTTAACGGCTTTGGAACGTTCAATGACTTTGCAATATAATCGGACATGAACAGCTGGTCTCCATAGTGGGCCCTCCAACCACCTGCATGGTGGAGCAAATCCCTAACCGTGATATTGTAAATCCGCTGGTCCTGTGCAATTCCATAGTATGGGTTGTTTAAAATCCCATTACTACCAAAAACTTTATCATTAAGGGATAACTTTTGTTCTTCTACCAGCTTCATTATTGCCGCTGCAGTAACCAGTTTGGAAATGCTCGCTACTCTGAATCGACTATATGGTTCGACTACTTCCCGATTTTCTTCGTTGGAATAACCGTAACCCTTTGCGTAGATTAGTTTACCATCCTTTGCAATTGCTAGAGATACGCCTTTTAATCCCCAATATTTCTTGAATTTCTCGACTTTTTGGTCGATACTGCTATAATCCTCGTTGTAAAAATCGCTGTTACAAAGACGTGGGGTAATACCTAATAAGCAATCTTTTGCCGGAGGTTTTGAATTTCCAGAACTCAATTTAACCGGAGAGGAAAGCTCCAAGGAAAAAAATATGGTTAGGAGAAGAATGGTCTTTAAGATGCGGCTCATTTCAATTCGATTTTGCCTAAAAATGGGACAAATATTCCAAAACTCAATGGATTAAGGCCTTTTAGATATATAATTATCTGTATTGAAAAAAAAGCCTGTTTTATATTTTACTATAAAACAGGCTTATATGGATACTACCTAATTGATCACTTCTAATTTGACATTCGTCAATATTATTTCAATGCTTGCTTGAGCTGGTTGATGAATCCATCAATATCTTCAAGAGTTGTATCGAATGAAGTCATCCAGCGAACCTCACTTTTGTCTTCATCCCATACGTAAAAGAAATAATACTTCTGCAGCTCGACAATAGCCCTTTGTGGGACGATTGCGAATATGCCATTTGCTTCGACTGGTTGGGTAATGGTTATTTCAGGGATGGATTTTACCTTAGCTTCCAGTATCTTGGCCATACTGTTGGCATGGTTTGCATTTTGTAAGTAGAGGTCATTGCTTAAAAACTCTAGGAATTGAGCAGAGATATAGCGCATTTTAGAGGCCAACTGCATTCCTTGTTTGCGAATGAATTTGAAATTCTCGGCTAACGATGTATTTAGGAAGACAACTGCCTCTCCGTACATTAATCCATTTTTAGTTCCACCAAAGCTTACAAAGTCGACACCACAATCGGCGGTGAACTCCTTAAAGCTTAATCCCAAAGCAGCGGCAGCATTGGAGAGGCGTGCGCCGTCCATATGCAGAAGCATGCCATTTTCGTGAGCAATGGAGGCTAAGTCTCTTATTTCATTAGGTTTATACAGAGTGCCGAGTTCCGTTGTTTGGCTAATGGAAATTACTCGGGGTTGAGCATGATGTTCGGAGCCAAAACCGTGAAGGTGTTTTTTTATAAGACTAGGCGTAAGCTTTCCATCATTCGTTGGCACGGTTAATAGCTTACATGTTGTGAATTTTTCGGGAGCACCGCACTCATCCACGTTAATGTGGGCCGTTTCGGAACAAATTATGGCACTAAAACTATGGGTGGCAGCCAGCAGCCCCGTCACATTAGCCCCGGTTCCGTTGAAAACAAAAAAGGCCTGCGCAGAAGAGCCAAAATGGGT from Williamwhitmania taraxaci encodes the following:
- a CDS encoding threonine aldolase family protein, which produces MENNFRSFASDNNSGVHPQIMEALLKANSGHAIGYGDDDITRKAIQKIETHFGSSAQAFFVFNGTGANVTGLLAATHSFSAIICSETAHINVDECGAPEKFTTCKLLTVPTNDGKLTPSLIKKHLHGFGSEHHAQPRVISISQTTELGTLYKPNEIRDLASIAHENGMLLHMDGARLSNAAAALGLSFKEFTADCGVDFVSFGGTKNGLMYGEAVVFLNTSLAENFKFIRKQGMQLASKMRYISAQFLEFLSNDLYLQNANHANSMAKILEAKVKSIPEITITQPVEANGIFAIVPQRAIVELQKYYFFYVWDEDKSEVRWMTSFDTTLEDIDGFINQLKQALK
- a CDS encoding serine hydrolase domain-containing protein — protein: MSRILKTILLLTIFFSLELSSPVKLSSGNSKPPAKDCLLGITPRLCNSDFYNEDYSSIDQKVEKFKKYWGLKGVSLAIAKDGKLIYAKGYGYSNEENREVVEPYSRFRVASISKLVTAAAIMKLVEEQKLSLNDKVFGSNGILNNPYYGIAQDQRIYNITVRDLLHHAGGWRAHYGDQLFMSDYIAKSLNVPKPLKIDDIIRFVYTKSLHFTPGTKSSYSNFGYALLGLIIEKLTNEPYEDYVRATILKPLGITSMTIGRSTRDSMLTDEVAYYEVPEARKITPYYAQTGLVSKSNGGNDIRLLGAAGGWVSSSVDLIKLALSLDGENTVPDLLSKNTIDTMVIRPKGFLPIGWIRATEEGRFVRTGNFAGTSTILVKEPNGICWVFLTNTSPWCGSKFQGKINVFMHGVLNSIPTLAHPDNTSGKPEEEIEEEEVSLN
- a CDS encoding TetR/AcrR family transcriptional regulator, whose protein sequence is MVNKKEISSETEQKVLDAARIVFISKGMDGARMQEIADTAGINKALLHYYFRSKENLFERVFTEAVGKALPSIGSFMVSDKPFWEKVDFFIDNYLTLIMENPFIPNFIVQEINRDPQNLIRLMQQNNIDFTKIIAVINQDIIKANLRPISAEHFVMNLIGLCVFPFVAAPMLTLILCNGDTERFNSILLERKTVVFDFVKYSLEKNNL
- a CDS encoding head GIN domain-containing protein, which produces MKRFILSAVFAISCAIYPASSVIAQVNYTRNLSDFDRVEVYGEVYCEISFANKQSARVEGIGITSDDLEIKVEGQTLRIKLKPRIYNHVEVKVFLTYQKIREIKTAGAAVLVCADTIAGDKLAVDALTSSTIRLQVNLSNLELKAGQGATIFAKGSAATLEAASGSKSIISAYGLEVEKAFASSTFGGMLKLHPTEYLEAKASVGGTIYYLKSPKQIKVSENLGGKVEEVSFDDETNAPDSLQ
- a CDS encoding TolC family protein; amino-acid sequence: MKKVLICLFMVTSIMANVSGQDLWFFIQKSQVNFPMARNRTTIDSIVLLKVKNSQNTWFPQLNVIGQSTYQSEVTKLDLPAQFQGLATPVDKDQHKVFLEVTQMLYDGGLAQNQKLVELASGQVQLAQHATSMHELKSRVVGAYYAILLAEVNMQQLDALTKTLEKRLLDIESGIEYGTILKSSLSSIKAELLNVEQQKIEVTQAREYALQILSILSGLTIDSSWEFSSPDSIPTFNGQMPEILAIEAESNRQHSLIGMSSVRRRPQLALFGQAGYGKPGLNMMGNSWDTYYLAGVKLTWNLWDWNKTANEKRILGLNQQQLTAQRETTIKNMAVRTAEQDGAIAKLEQIILRDKEIHRLREEITAATLASVKEGALREVDYISDLNTEFQARIEIEKHQLLLNQSKILKLLISGY
- a CDS encoding LON peptidase substrate-binding domain-containing protein, with the protein product MVSKSKQLALFPLPSFVFPQEELPLRIFETRYKELINDVKDTGMTFGIPFISADGLTQLGTEVRLEKVLAENNKGEMVIMIKGIRIFEVLSFSNRLPGKLYGGGQVIDWEVDHETNNPDIMVLVKQLGLNFNGIYGSLSTMEKVDIYDIANKIYLSPEEKFHLVSIDGIGRKESFLYKMLQFQALIKNQEEKLRSNFSLN
- a CDS encoding HlyD family secretion protein; translation: MKHILTINFLSIAFLLASCGNGNNKSDGYGTFESTETTVSSEVQGKILYFPVEEGQLLKKGELAALVDSTQTYLRVLQVEAQVESINSKKQTIAAQGQVLDQQLENINKEVRRAEGLFKLNAATQKQVDDVTGQAKVIQMQKHALNVQLAEISIEAKALGMQVMMLKDQLAKCRIVNPVTGTILVKYAEVGEIIAPGKGIYKIADLSEINLKVYISGKQLSDIHLGDSVTVITDIATGLHEQLGIISWVSPEAEFTPKIVQTREERVKLVYAVKIRVKNDGSLKIGMPGEMKLKLNR